TCCGAAGCAACCTGAAGTAATAGATGGAGGAGGAGTTGGAGTTCTAAAGGTCAAAAGAtaagtatttaatttgattatatgtccattctttttaatttgaaatctaaTAACATTAGTTACACCTTGGCTTGAAAGTTCCTCACCGATTTCTTCCACGGTAAGGTCACCAAGGTATTGACTTCTGTCTCGAATGATCCCCTTACAGCTGTTCAAACTGTTATTGTTGTAtcaacaatttatattttacggCGTATTGTATCGTCACGATTTAGACCCCAGTTTTAAGATTAGTCTAGATTTTCAGATATAAATGTTTTGGCAATATAGTGCCCTTCGTCAACAATTGACTGCACTGTTGTTGAACTAGGCAACTGAGATGTATCTAAACCAATGTCAAATAAATGTTTGCATACTGTTTGAATAACAGGGGAAACCTTTTCAACAGCAACTTCCAATCCAGATAACTTCATCACGCACAGTCAGACACAATCAGTGAAGCTGCCTTCTTTATTTCTTGTGACAAGAGTGAAATTTgcagtttttttctaaatgcttaTATCTgttaataaattttcaatttgatggtctttttctttcaaaacaatTGTCAACGATTGAATTTCACCTTTCACATCTTCAGATTTTACTTTCATTCTATCCAAATGATGTTATTGTTGTTTCAATGTTGTAATTCATTCCAAAGAAGAAGGCCGTAATGGCCAAAACGTATAATATTATGTTTGATACACTGTTTGAGTAGATATCGCATGCTCTTGATACTGTGTTCTCCAATAACATATAAAATTCAAACGAATGTATATGTTATGTAAAATTAAGTGTCAACCAAACCCTAGTTACACTCCAGATTTCAAATTCTCTTTTTTCAATCCAGATTTAAAACTTTCCACTCAAAAGAAGtatatttaaaagataattgtacaaaataattattatgtcTTGTTCAGTTACTAGAAATGACGGGTAAAATTTGCTTACTAATGCTTTAGTTTTCAAAGATTCACAAAATGCTTTTACAATTTCTTGATATATTGCCTAGGATTAGGCTTTGTACTTGAgttttatgaataataattaGGTAAACTGGAACAAGGGAATCTAAAcccttttcaaaatttgttaaagCAAAATCTTGAAAATGAACTGGAAATACGCCGAATATGAAAAGAATGGAAATGAAAGACATGCAAGATATTCAAAATAAGAAGTTTTTATCAAAGTACAAAAACACCCTATACCACACACAAAGGAAGCAAAATATTTCTCaggatttaacaaaaattgctGATAAAACATTCCAATTTGCAATAGAAatggatttttttgtaatccaaACTGATCAGTCGTTCAATTTATATGGTGCTGTAATACTTAATTATACTCATGGAAAACTCTTGCAAAGCAACCATTATTTGAACTGTGGAAGAACCTATtctgtgattttaaaatagtTGATAGTATTTCATAGCGAGTAGTCAGGATGCAGAACAGTGTTTGATTGAGCTGTATACTGATGTTGTTCTTAGATTCTACAGAATCTCAGACAATGCATTTCAAAAAGGAATTCTACGCCAATTTTGGAAAACTAAAACTGAACGATTGCGAAAAAAAGTCTGCTTTTAGTAACTTTGTAAAGAATGATCTCTTAAAACCTTTTATTATCTATATCTACTAGAAGACatccgcgaaatcgcgggcattcagagcgtagtttaaagtatgtaaattgttgttggaagaattttgtaaaatattgaatgactggagaatttcagcaaaagtatcattAGTCATAGGTTAATGAGgaaaggaaaatgtttttttttatccctcctcctttatttcttttctaacaatttcaatatgaacataccTTTAGTattcagagcgtagtttaaagtatgtaaagtgcTGTTGggagaattttgtaaaatattgagtgactggagaatttcagcaaaagcTTCCATTGAGGCAATGAGGCAACTGCCTCACtagtttttttttggcaaaaaaaaaatatgaaatattttcatgtaCTTGACActtagttttatttcaaataagaaaatactAGATCATCGTCTTTTTCTGTGAAGCTTTTTTACGGAAACATACATTTTCGCCCGTCATTGGtattataaatttgtaaaaagttgTTGACGATCCAAAATTGGAAATCATGGACaaatatcatattaaaaaaagaaagacagtCACTGCAGAATCCACGGATAATATGGATCCGggtaaattaatatataatagttCTTTAGTATCATGACAGCATTATATCCGATTTATTGTGTATGGGAATCAGGCGCGGATTCAGATGGAAGAAAAAATGGGGAGGGTCGGACCCGGCATACGCCCCCTAAACATGcacttttctcttttttttagcATATACTTGTCATTGTTTCGCCCCCCTAGTATTTAAACCTGGATCCACCCCTGTGACATACTAATGTGTGttcccaataaaaaaaaaagagaaagtcCGCGGTCGGAGACATATCGGTAGAAATATTTACACcccctttttgtttttaaagtcggtaactacatgtacaaataacatAAGCTCTGTAGGGCTATTTTAAACCGACACACAATCATGAGACAAATATACAAACagttcaatattaaaaattaataacatgtatgtctgtctgtccgtccttTATAACACTTTGATAggcaatatttcattttcttacgGAAAGACGGTCGTATAAGACGTTCATGATGAGCAACAAAAAAACTGTCAACGATTAACTTGCATGAACTTATTTTACaatctgactttttttttgcagttaTATCCAAAACCCATGAAGAAGCCTCATGTAGCGACTCTCAAGATTCTTAAACAAACCCAAAtacaaaaactcaaacacagtCTCTTGATCCAGTTGGTTTTATAGGGAAATCTTTAAATGATACACTTAAAAGTACAATTCTTAGTTCAAAATAGACACcagaaaaaggaaaattttcatttcctcTTACACACGGTAGAAGATATAATGTAGCCTGGGAAGATAAATTGAATTGGCTAAGGTATTCTCCTTCTACAGATTCTACTCTCTGTGCTCCCTGCATAGCGTTTGGTGAATGTAAGTCTTCTCGTGGCTATTCAGACAAATTTTCCTCTTCTGGAATGAAAGACTGGAATGGAAAAATGCTGTCGGGGCTAAAAgaggaactttttttttaaaccaagaACAGTTGGGCGAATGCGTCATCGGGCTAATGCTGCATTTTCCGACGATTCGGTACACGGCTATTATAGAGTGAACGCATACTTTCCGTTTGTCGATCACTGTTTGAATGAGTTGAATGAACGATTTCCTTAACAAACACGCCCATCTTTCTTGGCGTTTCAGTTGCTGCCATGTCGCCTTCAGAACATAACTGAGGAGGAAATTGCCGATATCCAAGTCAGATATGAGGAGGATATGCCAGACTCTCCAGGGTTTGTTAGAGAACTTGAACGGTGGAAAATGTTCTGTTCCGGACTCCAAAACAGAGATAAAGATACCAATAATCAGTCTCGGAAACGGCAATTCAACTTGCAGACCCCAATTATTATCCCAATGTTCATGCAGTATATAGAGTGCTGCTCACAATGCCTGTAGGATCCGTGCCCTGTGAGAGGCCTTTCTCTGCGATGAGACGATTAAAACGTTAGAGCAGATCTACGATGACCGAAGACCGACTTTCTGGACTGGCTAGTCTCTTCATACATAGAGATATCACCGTTTGTAGAGAGAAGATTATGAGAAAATTTGATGAAACCACAAAACGTCGCCTTGGACCATTACATTTCTAACattaatgataatttgataactACATGTACTTGTACACAGGTGTTAACttattaaaattgcaaaaaatagtacattgtCATATTATTTACATCTGAAAAGAGAATCCCATACAAAGCATAACAGGTATACTTTCGAGACGAATAcactatttatttaatatttagtacttgTCATCCCAAAAGACATTGTTGTATCAAGACTAACTTTCCTCATATAGATATGTTGCGATATGGCGATATGGCATTAGGTTGTGATCACAAATCATACATTAAAATCCAGGAAAACGCGTTTCAGGCCCTCAAACACCCCTATAAAAATTGCCTCACTATATATAAGACACAAGCTACGCCCCTGAAAATTATCATTAGTCATACGTTTTTGGGGAcagcaaaatgtttttttttatccctccttTATATCCAAAAATTCCAAATGTTTGGTTTTCtaacaatttcaatatgaacatacctttagtatgttatgaacatttaagtaaggagcctgtaatgcagttgttgtcgtttgtttatgtgttacatatttgtgtttcgttcattttttgtagggggtctcattgggggttctgatcccggatcccgtttactgttttgtcagacacccgtatcccgcttacactacgTACGATACGATattcttttgttattttccGTATCCCGCTAAActtcattttctgttttcacggcacaataatttgactttcacgtgtcacgcttacaaaaaaatcggcaatctcgcgtcacgcttagacccacGGAGGGTAACTTCGATATATTTTTTGGAAGGGGTGTGCCATTTTTGCCTCAAAAAACGTACccatttaaatataacatacactGGAATTTAGTACCTTCAGTTATATTAATATTTCAGAAAGAATGACCTTTTCttatatacaattttcaaaatatgacgtTAAAACGTTATTGAAGATCAAATCAGGAGACAAATTTCCGGGGTTCATTTGGAAACTTATTTGAAAggtgaaattaataattgaccATTAATAATGTAAGATTCTCAATagcatatttatatgatatgtAGATTATACCCCAAATCAATATACAGTTCTCAAACGTAAATGAATTTCAATATAGGATGTCATTTAAAAGGAGGGTCATTCTGAGTAAGCGGTATGGGCTTGATAActctaactttaaaaaaaaaacgttcagaaatatgaaaaggaaaagaTGGACTTCCTTcttgaacaaaatacaaaactagTAAACGGTGAATGTATATGTACTACTGTAGACTTTGTTATGATGACCTTTaacttgatatatatttattttttattatttcaatcaaCAGGtaaaccttaattttttttttcaataatagtAATTTCTTTCCcgaaaaagaaagatatttatttgcggaaacgtaattTTTTTTCCGGAATCGTCATCTTTTTTTCTGGAAAAGTAATActaatttgcggaaacgtaaaaaCGCCGCTACTTATTTCGGAAAAGTAATGCACGAAAATGCGGAAACGTGAAATTggatttttggaaaaaaaaataactactaAAGGACATGTTAGCGCCGACATGAGTTGTATGAAAAGATTTCCAAAACAACCATATCATTAAGAAGGAATGTTTACATGCTCTATTCTCGTACTAGTATTACAGGGTTTTTGTGGCGTTCACCTTATAGACACACATCTTTTTAACGATGTTTAACAAGAATACCCCTATTTAGCGGACAagcaatttattctttttttctgttattgaataccgagaaagaaaataaatcccgaaattaatTTGGAACTTTGATACTCAATAGTTTTCCATCAAAATATTCACAATTAGTGttcgtccagtggcatatataacaatcttatttctatttgcaatcaacaatgagcaaaaccttatagtcatctataaaagaccccgaaatgacaaatttaaaaacaattcaaacgagataactaacggcctgatttatgtacaaaatgtgaaaattcCTTGATAACCtgaattttcttaattatttgccTACAATATATAAGTCactgtttaagaaaaataaaaaaataaaattctgggACTATTATATTTACGtaagtataatagtcccagaaTTAAAGTGTTGATAAAATAAGAGCCTCACATTTGAAAGGTTTAAAACATTtcgaagataaaaaaaaaaagtaaaaaaatataaaaaaacagacttTTTCGGTCATTTTGTAACATGaattaggcagttagttttctcgactgaattgttttacattgtcattttggggccttgaATAACAGACGAtgtggtatggactttgctcattgttgaaggccgtacagtgacctatagttgtttacttTTGTGTGacaatttggtctcttgtgaaaagtggtcgcattggcaatcataccacatcttttttatatatttaaatcattttacaagacatcaaattgttattttgtgttacTGTTGCAGACAATtcttttcaaatacatgtattaaaagttattttaatttaatggaattttGCATTTGCACCcgcttgaaaaaaataaaaccatataaaaaaGCAACATCGAAATTCTCTGTACTTTAAGCGGCATTTTCACATGAGTAAAATATAGGCAGTGGCTAATGTCAACGTTTGAAACTTTCCGTGGAACAACGTCAAAATCGTTGTTTAATAGTCGACtttcatattatatttgatGTAAGCGGTTATGCGTAACGTAAGCGGCCAACGTCACGTGATACCCGACAAGTTTTTTTCCgcgaaaatataaacaaagtaaaaaagaaTGGTAAAACGTTGTGTTTGGGGAACCTGCAACAGCGATGACAGGTATAAGCATAAACCTCATATGTCAGGAGTGGAATTCTTTCCTATACCTAAGCCTAAAACAAGATTGGAAGAAACTTTACAGTGGGTAAAAGCTTGTGGCAGGAAAGATTACGCCGTatccaatgtaaacaaacatgccTATGTGTGCAGCAAGCACTTTGTTGATGGGAGACCTACCACCCAACATCCATACCCAGTCATGGCTACCCCTTCAAAGCAAATTGTGCACAAATCCAGGAAACTTCCGTTTGACAGAGCCACTATGCCTACCAAAGCCAGCATAACAACGCCCACTACCAGTAAGATTGTCGATCAAGTATGGAGGGATGTTGGGGCGTATGTAACTTTAAATGGAACCAACACATCAAAAGACCAACCTCTTCAGGCAACACCACATTTCTGTGAAGAACTTAAAGGTAATGACtggtataatatatatgaaatgacAAGGCATTGACCGATAATAAGTTATCAAACTCCCGAAAAAAGGGGGTGAATTCCAAGTAGCATGCTCCTccaaattgatttatttgtatgcTGTCCACTTACTCTGTTTCTTAATAATGTCTGATGACTTATTATGTCTGTGAATCATTTAATCGATGTTGTATACCTGCTGTACCTTACAGATGCTGCATTGGACTACCCTATCAgtaattatataatgttttatgtgCATATATCTACCTATATAGGATATGtccatatttttctacaaaatatatatgtcatcAGTACACTCTAAGTCTTTTGCTCAATATTAATTggtttacaaataattttgaaaattgaaaatcaacCAAGtcatgcaatatatatatattgaatctTGATGTTTCAGTGGATGCAGACCATACTTACAATGCTGTAAAGAGGGGATTTATTGTACAAACTGCAAGTATATCTACACAAACAGACATTGACATGGAAGAAATGGATTCTCTGACAGATAATATGATGGACACTGGTAGCATGAAGAGAAAGAATCTCATGAATGACATTATGAAAGACAACAAATCCTGCAAATTCTATACAGGTACATgtaactaaaattttcaaagatttaaaaatgtatggaaGTTTGATGGTATATTATGCACATTTATAAATGGGTAATAAATTACAAATGACATTTATTCTGTATattaaaaccatgaaaataaattatcacCTGACCACAAAAGGCTGAATTCATTTTGCCTATGGGTCAAATTGTCTAGACTAAGTGTGCTGGACACAGTACATGCAGTTGGTATTGTTTCAATTTCTTTAAAGTTTGAGATTAAATCCTATCTagagacaaaaaaatataatttgattgctcaaatttgccttttttataattgttgtgTCAAAATTTAGACGCTTTACCATGagaaataagtatatatattttgttttcttcattcaAGGTGTATCACTGGCAGTATTTTGTTTCATCCTAAACTTCCTGAGGAAAAAGGCTTCATCCATGGTGTACTGGAACAGTGCAGATACATCCGAAAGGGAAAATTCTGAGGTAAAAGATATATTAAGAggtttatactttttattttgtccTTTTAATAGCATGTTTAGTATACCAGAAAAAGCAGACGACATTTTTGTACActtgtgtacatgtacatgtatttataatgtAATGTCAGTACCTTAAATCTGTTATccaaatacataaaacaaaattaatataagaaCAGTGTAAATGGTGAAAGTATTAGGACAGTTTCTGCTTGATATTCTGGAgcatctatatatatagctacatTTGTTGTAATGTCATttgagtttttaaattttcaccATGGAAAAACTTCTATGTCAATGAACCAATTTTTGCATGACTCGAGGTGCACGTACAATGTGTAATGTTTTTCAGTCTGTGCGTATGTTTGTTCAATATTGAATTGTTTGCCAAATTGATGTTTTGACCCGGATTTCGTGTTTCACttatttaacattgaaaatgacAGCACAAGTCTCAATAACAATTGATGGTAACTGAAAACATGACTCTAGAATCAATATAGGTTTCAGATTATATGAAGAATATgcatcattatttatttatttcagacaCCTCGCAAAGGACCGAGAAGAATATTAGACATAAAGGAGGAATTAGCACTCACTTTGTTAAGACTTAGAAGAGGATTCGATACCAAAACTCTTGGGGACATGTTTGCTATATCAGAAAGCTCTGTGTGTAGAATATTTACTACTTGGCTAAATCTAATGTATCATGatttgaagtttttggtcaGATGGCCTTCAAGAGAACAAGTTCttaaaaaaatgccaaaatgtttcaaacactttaagaaaacaaaatgtattattgattGCACAgaattttttgtacaaaaacctAGTCTGCCATCAGCCCAGCGAATTACATATTCTAGTTACAAACATCACAACACTTTTAAATGTCTTGTTGGAATCACACCCAGAGGTTCATTTAGTTTTATATCTGACTTATTTACTGGTAGCATATCTGATCGTAAAATTGTACAAGATTCTGGCTTCCTACAGAAAGTTGAGTATGGTGATGATATAATGGCAGATAGAGGCTTCCTTATTCGAGGTGACTTAGCACTGAAAGGGGCAACTTTAAATATTCCCCCTTTCTCAATGGGAAAGCAGATGTGTGCAAATGCAACTACAAAGACACGCAGAATTGCACGTGCAAGAATTCATGTGGAAAGGGCAATAGGAAGACTGAAGAACTTTACACTTTTACAGAGAACTATTCCACTGAGaatgaaacatacatttaaTCAAGTTGTAAAAGTGTGTGCTATTTTGTGCAATCTGGACAGTCAGTTggttaaataatatataacttattgttgactttttattccatttttttaaattacatatataaacaaatacatgtacatacatagaCATGATAAATAAGATGTTGACCAAAAAATTTAGGTCAATTTTAAAAACCAAGATGATATGGTATGATGAATACCAAtgaactctccacaagagaccaaaatgacacagaaattaacaactataatgTCACATAACAGACTTTAACATTGAGCAAAGTCAAaaccgcatagtcggctataaaagattctgaaatgacaatgtaaaaaatcgAATGAGAAAACTAAAACCCTATTTATGTTAAAGTTAAGTccattcaaaattgaatataaaatagaagatgtggtatgactgccattGAATCACAACatttagacaactatccatacAAGAGACATTTTATTGTAGTTAAAGTACTAAGCAATTATAGGAGACAGTACaaccttcaaca
The nucleotide sequence above comes from Mytilus trossulus isolate FHL-02 chromosome 5, PNRI_Mtr1.1.1.hap1, whole genome shotgun sequence. Encoded proteins:
- the LOC134719238 gene encoding uncharacterized protein LOC134719238, which translates into the protein MVKRCVWGTCNSDDRYKHKPHMSGVEFFPIPKPKTRLEETLQWVKACGRKDYAVSNVNKHAYVCSKHFVDGRPTTQHPYPVMATPSKQIVHKSRKLPFDRATMPTKASITTPTTSKIVDQVWRDVGAYVTLNGTNTSKDQPLQATPHFCEELKVDADHTYNAVKRGFIVQTASISTQTDIDMEEMDSLTDNMMDTGSMKRKNLMNDIMKDNKSCKFYTGVSLAVFCFILNFLRKKASSMVYWNSADTSERENSETPRKGPRRILDIKEELALTLLRLRRGFDTKTLGDMFAISESSVCRIFTTWLNLMYHDLKFLVRWPSREQVLKKMPKCFKHFKKTKCIIDCTEFFVQKPSLPSAQRITYSSYKHHNTFKCLVGITPRGSFSFISDLFTGSISDRKIVQDSGFLQKVEYGDDIMADRGFLIRGDLALKGATLNIPPFSMGKQMCANATTKTRRIARARIHVERAIGRLKNFTLLQRTIPLRMKHTFNQVVKVCAILCNLDSQLVK